The nucleotide sequence CAGCACAGCCAGTTAGCCGAGGGAGAGCGCCTGCGCAACTGGCTGGATGCCTGGCAGGGGCGGGCCGACATCATCATCGGCACCCGGCTGTCGGTGTTCACCCCCATGCCACGGCTGGGCATGATCGTGGTGGATGAAGAACATGACGGCTCCTTCAAGCAGCAGGACGGCCTGCGCTACCATGCGCGTGACCTGGCGATCTGGCGTGCGCGCCGTGCCGGCATTCCCATCGTGCTGGGCAGCGCCACGCCCAGCCTGGAAACCGTGGCCAATGTCGAGGCTGGCCGCTACCGCCAGCTCAAGCTCAATCAGCGCGCCCACGGGGCTGCGCGCTTGCCGACGGTGCGGCTGGTGGATACCCGTCGCGCCAAGCTGGTCGAGGGATTGTCCGATCCGGTGATCAAGGCGCTAGCGGCGCGGCTGGAGCGCCAGGAAATGAGCCTGGTGTTCATCAACCGCCGTGGCTTTGCCCCGGTGCTAGCTTGTACGGATTGCGGCTGGACCAGCGGTTGTCCGCGCTGCTCCACCCGGCTGGTACTGCATCTGCTGGAGCGCAAGCTGCGCTGCCATCATTGCGGCTGGGAGGAGAACGTCCCGCATGCCTGCCCGGAATGTGGCGCACCGGATATCAAGCCGCTGGGCGAGGGCACGCAAAGGCTGGAGTCGGCACTGGGCCGGCTGTTTCCGGAGGCCCGCATCCTGCGCATCGACCGCGACACCACCCAGCGCAAGCAGGCCTGGGACGAGATTTACCGCAAGGTCCATGCCGGCGAGGTCGACATGCTGGTCGGCACCCAGATGCTGGCCAAGGGGCATGACTTTGGCACCTTGTCGCTGGTGACGGTGCTCAATGCTGACGGCGGGCTGTACTCGGCCGATTATCGTGCTTCCGAGCGGCTGTTTGCCCAGCTCACCCAGGTGGCCGGCCGCGCCGGCCGGGCCGATGCACCGGGTGAAGTGCTGGTGCAGACGCAGTGGCCGGAGCACCCGCTGTATCAGGCCCTGGTGGCGCATGATTTCGACGGTTTTGCCGCCAGCTTGCTGCAGGAACGCCGCCAGGCGGCTTTCCCGCCCTCGGTCTATCAGGCCCTGTTGCGCGCCGATGCCCCGGAGCTTGCCAGTGCTACGGCCTTTCTCACCCACGTCCGCCAGCAGATGCAGGCACTGGCGGCCGAGGTGCTGATATCCGGCCCGGCCCCGGCGCTGATGGTGCGGCTGGCCAATCGCGAACGGGCGCAACTGGTGCTGGAGTCGGCCAATCGTCAGGCCCTGCACCGTTTTCTTGATCAACTGCCCCCGCTGCTGGATGCCCAGGCGCGCCAGCACGGCCGTGGCTTGCGCTGGTCGCTCGATATCGACCCGCAGGAGATGTAATGAAGTCAGTCATACACGCATTCGCCCTGATCTTGCTCACCAGTACGGCGGGTGCCGCCACGCTGGACCTGCACGGGCTGAAGCCGGATGAAGTCGCCATCTGGGCGGCACCGGTCGAGGGCGGTACCGAACTGGCCAGCCTGCGCGCCGATGCGGCGGTTAATCCAGCCTCCACCATGAAGTTAGTGACCAGCTGGACCGCACTCAACCGCCTCAAGCCCGGCTACCACTGGACTACGCGGCTGGTGTCGGCGGCTCCGCTGGAAAACGGCGTATTGAAGGGCGACCTGGTCTGGGTGGGGGCGGGCGATCCACGCTTTAGTACCGCCAATCTGCAAGAGCTGCTGCGTGGCCTGCGCCAGCGTGGCGTGCAGCGTATCGATGGCCGGCTGCTGCTGGACAAGAGCGCTTTCAGCAGCATAGGCACGGCGGAAAATTTCGGTGGTGACGAGGGCAAGTCGTTTACGGTTGAGCCGGATACCCATCTCACCGGCCTGAAAGTGGCCTGGTTGCGTTTTTTCAATGACGCCAATGGCGCACGGGTGGTGCTGGACCCGCCGCTGGCCGATGTCAGTGTGCAGGCCAAGTTGAGCAGTGCCGGTGGCAGCGCCAGTTGCCCGGACGTCAGGCAATGGGTGCAAATCCGCCAGCAAGCCGGGCAGATCGAGGTCAGCGGCAAGCTGCCGGCTGCCTGCGATGGCAGTCAGGCCTATGTGAATGTGCTGGAGCACAATGACTTTGCCGCCCAGTCGTTTGCCGCGCTGTGGGCCGAGCTTGGGGGCAGCGGCCCGCAGAGCGTGGCGATTGCACCGGCACCGGCAGGGGCGCGCACACTGGCGCAATTCCAGTCCGAGCCGCTGACCGTGGCGCTGGCCGATATCAACAAATACAGCAACAACACCATGGCACGCACCGTCTATCTGACACTGGGGCGGGAAGAAGGGGGGAGCGATACCCCGGCCGCCGCCCAGCGCGCGGTACGCCGCTTGCTGGCCGAGCAGCATATTTCCGACGAAGCGCTGGTGCTGGAAAACGGCTGCGGCCTGTCGCGGCGCGAGCGGGTGTCGGCCCGTTTGCTCGGCCAGGTACTGCTGAATGCCGCGCGTGGCCCCTATGGTGGCGAGCTGCTGGCCAGTCTGCCGCTGGCCAGCGAGGACGGCACGCTCAAACGGCGCTTTGCCAGCATCGGCCCGCGGCTGCGCATGAAAACCGGCACGCTGAAGGACGTCAAGGCGCTGGCCGGTTACTGGCAGGCTGCCGACGGGCGACGGCTGGCCATCGTGGCCATCATCAACAGCCCGCGTGCGCTGGCGATGGGGCCGGCACTGGACGGCATCGTGGCGGATCTGATCCACCGCTTCGACCGCAGCGCACCGGATAGCAGCCAGCTGCCAGCCGCAGAAGCTATAATGCAGCCCTGAATCCCACCACGCATTAAACAGGTTTTGTCATGAAACACGTCACCATGTATACCACCGCAGTCTGCCCCTACTGCATCCGCGCCAAGCAAGTGCTGGCCAGCAAGGGCGTGACCGGCATTGAAGAAATCCGCATTGATCTGGACGATGCGGCACGCGATCACATGATGAGCAGCACCGGCCGGCGCACCGTGCCACAAATCTTCATCGGCGACACCCATGTCGGCGGCTGCGACGATCTGGTGGCTCTGAACCAGGCCGGCAAGCTGGACGTGCTGCTGGCTGATTGACCGCCATCAAGCAAGCACGGAGTCGCCTGCTGCCATGGCCCATTCCCGCTGGGCCGCACTGGCCGCACACCGTGCTTTCATGCGATGATGCAAACCTGATTTTCCTTTGCAACCGGCCGCCCGGGGCGGCCATCAGCGAGACTGAGACATGAGCGAGCAACAAGAGCTGCAACCGGTATTCTCCATCGAAAAAATCTACGTAAAAGATCTGTCCCTGGAAGTGCCGAATGCACCGCAGGTCTATCTGGAAGCGGCCCAGCCGGAAATCGACATGCAGCTGGCCAGCGAAGGCAAGCAGATTGATGACGGCTTCTATGAAGTGGCGCTGACCGTGACCGTGACCGCCAAGCTGCCGGAAAAAACCATGTTCCTGTGCGAAGTGACCGAAGCCGGTATCTTCCGCATCGAAAACGTGCCGGTCGAAGACATCGAACCCATTCTTGGCGTGGCCTGCCCGAACATCCTGTTCCCCTATGCCCGTGAGACTGTTTCCAATCTGGTGAACCGCGCTGGCTTCCCGCCGGTACTGCTGTCGCCGATCAACTTCGAAGCGCTGTACATGCAGCAGCGCGCCCAGCAAGCCGAAGCCGGCAACGCCTGATGCTGCGCCGCCTCGTCGCCGCTGCTGCCGTGCTGGCCGGGCTGTATGCCCTGCCGGCGCAGGCGCTGGAATTCCGTTCGGTCAAGGAAACCGGTGTGGCGCTGTACGAGGCGCCCACATTGAGTGCCAAAAAGCTGTTCGTGGTCAGCCGCTATTATCCGGTGGAAGTGTTGTCCAGCCAGAAAGAGTGGTCGCGCGTGCGTGACGCCACTGGCGGCATCGCCTGGATTCCGCTGGCGGCACTGTCCGGCCAGCGCTGGTTGCTGGTGACGGCCGACCAGACCGTGGTGCGCGCCACGGCCTCTGCCGATGGCCAACCCGTGTTCAGCGTGGCCCGCGATGGCGTGCTGCAATGGCAGGAAGCGCCCAAGGATGGCTGGGTCAAGGTCAAGCACCGCGACGGCAGCAGCGGCTTTGCCCGCATCACCGATCTGTGGGGCCTGTAAACCATGAAACTGGCCATTCTGGGGAGTGGGGCATGGGGTAGCGCATTGGCGCTAGCTTTTGCCCGTCATCATGATGTCAGCCTGTGGGGGCGCGATGCCGCCCAGATGTCCGACATGGCGGCCGAGCGTGTCAACCGCCGCTATCTGCCGGACTGTCCCTTTCCCGACAGCATCACGCTGACCGCGGAATTGCCACGTGCCATCCACGGCGCCGAGCTGATCCTTATCGTCACCCCCATCGTTGGCCTGCGGCCTACCTTGCGGGCGTTGACGGCACTGTCTTCCGCGCTGCCGCCCATCCTGTGGGCGTGCAAGGGCTTCGAAACCGGTTCCAGCCTGCTGCCGCATCAGGTGGTGGCCGAAGAGTTGCCGACTGATCACCCCTGTGGCGTATTGTCCGGCCCCAGTTTCGCCCGCGAAGTGGCAGAAGGCCTGCCGGCTGCAGTAACCATCGCCGCGGATGACGGCGAGTTTGCCCGGCGTATTGCGCGTGAGCTGCACAGCCCGCTGCTGCGGCTGTATGCCAATGATGATCTGGTGGGTGTTGAAGTGGGTGGCGCGGTCAAGAATGTGATGGCCATTGCCACAGGCGTAGCCGATGGGCTGGGTTTTGGCATGAATGCCCGCGCCGCGCTCATTACCCGTGGTCTGGCGGAAATCACCCGTCTGGCCAGTGCGCTGGGTGCCAGCCAGCAGACCATGATGGGCTTGTCCGGCATGGGCGATCTCATTCTCACCTGCACCGGCGCGCTGTCGCGCAATCGTCAGGTGGGACTGAAGCTGGCCGAAGGCAAATCGCTGGAGATCATTCTGGCCGAGCTGGGCCATGTGGCTGAAGGCGTGAGCACCGCTCGCGAAGTGCTGACCATGGCGGAAAGACTGGAAGTGGAAATGCCGATTACCGCGGCCGTGTGCGGCCTGCTGTATCAGGGCAATGATCCGCATCGGGTGGTGGAAGGGCTGCTGAGCCGCGCGCCCAAGTCCGAAGGTGGCGGTGCGCTGGATTGATGCTTGCCGTGTACCAATGAAAAAAGCCTCCATCATGGAGGCTTTTTTTAATGTTTCATGCCCTGGCAGTGATGGGGGCTGCTTCAGGCTTGGAGCGGTTAACAAGAGCGTAGCGTCCCTGGGGCAAGGCACCGACGCAGACTGTACCAGCAGGACGGCCAGCAGGCGCAAGGCCGCAACAGGGTTTTTGTCAGCGGCTGTTAGTGCGTGCGCTGGTTCTCACGCAGGCTCTGTGCATCCCAGTAGGCATTGATGTTCTGGATGCGCTGCTGCTCGGCGGCCGGCAGTTTGGCGAAGTCATTCTTGATCGTTTGCTGCTCGGCCTGCCAGGCGCTTACCGTGGCTGCTGCCGGCGGGTTGTTCTCGGTGTCATGGGCAAAAGCGGCGCTGCTGGTGATCAGGGTAATCAGGGCGATGGCTAGGGTTTTCATACTGTTTTCCTTGCTGATGAGATTGTGTGTCTGCTGTGTTCTACAGCTTGGGAACAGTATATTTTTAGTAATCAGTTCAATAAATACCTATTATTTAAACCATTTATTTACTATTGGTGTTTAATAGGACGAAACTTTGGCCGGTGCGCATAGTCGACACCGGTCTGTCATGTCATAGCACCAGTACGTGGTTCTGCTGTTGACTCAGGCTGAGCTGCTACTGTCGTCGCTTCCTGCTGTCCTGTCAGGATGGTCAGCGGGCGGCTCTGCCAGCTGCAGCCGTGCGGCAATGTCGTGCTGCTTGAAACGGCCGTTGCTATGGCACAACCGCTCCGCGTACAGAATGACATTGTCGCTGTCGGCAATCAGGATGGCCGGGGCGGTATAGCCGCTGAGTGGGTAGCCGCTGGCCAGCACCCCGTATTGCTTGTGAAAGTCCCGACCACGCAGGGTGGAGAGCAGGGTGACGCCAGGCAGGCCGTGCTCGTGCCGGCTGCGCAGCAGGGAAGAGGGCGAATCCACACACACCACGATCAGTTGCAGGTCTGGCCAGTTTTCGAGAAAGCGGCGGGTATCCCGCAGCAGGGCCAGGCCACCGTGTTCGTCTTCATCCAGCGACAGCAGGGTCAGAATGACCTTGGGCTGGCCGGCAAAAGCCTCCAGCGCAATATCGCGTTTGTGTTCGTCCACCAGCATGAAGCTGGGCAGATAACTGTCCGGCAGCGGGAACTCGCCGCTCACCGGAATGGCCTCGTCGCCATACTGCAGTATGAAATCGTGCATGCGCTGCCTCCTTATCCTTTAATGCTGGACCGCACAGAGCCAAATACAAGGCCGATTCGACATTCTGTTGACGGGCAGGCGCAAAAAAAGCGGCCGAAGCCGCTTGGTGTGGGGTGTGTGCCGCTCAGGGATAGAACCAGTACAGGCTGTATCCCATGGCGCGCACCTTGCCGGCATCCAGCCGCATGGTGACTTTCACCTCGCTGTTGGCATTGAAGCGCTGCAGCTTGAAGTCGTCAGCCTTGAGGTATTCCTTGGGCGAGAACACCTTGCGGATCAGCACCTGATCGTCGGCATCCTTCAGCGAAACTTCCAGCATCGGGTAGTTCTGGGCAAAGGCGGCATGGTTCTTCAGGGTGGCGGACAGCTGGATCAGGTTGGCATGCTCCGGCACGAAGGCCAGCTCCGACCATTCGGTGCGGATCTGGGCGATATCGGTAGGCCAGGGCACGTTGCAGCCAGCAATATGGCAGAAGGCTTCCAGTGCCGGACGCGCTTCCGGTACTTCGGCGGCAATGCGGGTGCGATTGAAGTAAACCAGCTGGCCGGCCAGCAGTACGCTGCCGATGATGGCCAGCAATACCATGACGGTAGTCAGCAGCGGATTGCGCCGGTGCGGCTCGCTGCTTTCTTCGTCGGCTTCACCCAGATCGCCATAGGGATGGGGCGGGCGGGCTGGCGGTGCCGGGGTTTCAGCCAGTTCGGCGCTGGCAGCGGCGGCGGGCGGCGGAACATCGTCGGCCTGCTCACCACGGCGGCGTTTGTTGCCAAACACGTCGGGCAGGGGGGCAGCCTGCTCTGGCTCATCCAGCTCGGCCGCATAGTTCTGGCTGGGCGTCGGGCTGGTTTTGCGGGTTTGCAAGGCTTCGGCCAGCGCACGCTGGAACTCTTCGGCCTCGCGGCTGCTGCCGCTGTCGGGCGGCTGCATGGTATTGGCAGGGGCGAGCGCAGGGGCAGGCTCCAGATCGAAATCGTCGGCAGTGGCCGGGCTGACTGCGGTCTGTGGGTCGAAGTCGGGCAGTTCCAGCTCGAAATCGTCCATCGGATCGGCAGGCGGCTGCGCGCGGGGCACGGCGGCAGCGGGCGGCGTGGCCGGCACGGGCTGCGGTGCGGCTGGCGGTGTCAGTACCGGCGGCGTGTCGGTACTGACAAAATGCTCGGTGGCGTTGAATACATGCGAACAGCGCCCGCAGCGGACGAGTCCGTTGGCGGCAGATAACTGCTTGTCGTTAACCTTGAAACGGGTCTGGCAACTGGGGCACTGTGTCGTATAGCTCATACGCTTGGGCGTCGGGTTCCTGTCAATCGTGTCCAACCCTCGTCGAACACGGGCGTATCCATGGTGAACCACTGCGCATAAATGGCAGACAGTTCATCAGCCTGTTCGGCAAGAATACCGGAAAGAACGATTCTACCACCGGTTTTTACATGGCTTGCCAGCAGCTGGCCAAGCATGCGCAGCGGGTTGGCCAGAATATTGGCCAGCACGACATCATACTGCGCGGCCGGATTGGCATCCGGCAGGCAGAAGGTGGCAGTCACGTTGTTCTGGTCGGCATTGTCGCGACTGGAACGCACCGCCTGGGCATCGATATCCACCCCCAGCGCCGAGCCTGCGCCCAGCTTGAGGGCGGCAATGGCCAGAATGCCGGAGCCGCAGCCGTAATCCAGTACGCTTTCATTGCCCTCTATATGCGCATCCAGCCACTGCAGGCACAGCCGCGTGGTGGGATGGCTGCCGGTGCCGAAAGCCAGGCCCGGGTCCAGCTGCAGGTTGATGGCGTCCGGCGACGGAGCATCGTGCCAGGTGGGGGTGATCCACAGGCGGTCCGAGATGCGGATGGGTTCGAACTGGGATTGCGTCAGGCGTACCCAGTCCTGCTCTTCCACGCGTTCGGTCTTGTACGCCGGCATGGCCAGCTTGCAGGCGGTGCAGGCGGCGGCGATTAGCAGCGCGACGTCGGCATCTTCGGCAAACAGGGTGATGATGCGGCTGTGATTCCACAGCTTGTCCACCGGCATGCCGGGTTCGCCGAAGATGGGCTGTTCCAGCTCGGTGCCGGCCAGCGCATCTTCAATGGCGGTCGACAGCGCGCCGGCGTCCATCAGGGCATCGGCCAGGCGTTCTGCCACGGCCGAATCAGTGTCGATGGTGGCTTGTAGCCAAGCCATTATGCCTCTCCCTTTTTCATCTGCGACAGGCGCTCTTCCAGATAGTGAATACTGGTGCTGCCGCGCTGGAAGGCGGCATCCATGAACAATTCCTGATGCAGCTGGATATTGGTCTTGATGCCGGAGATGGAGATTTCCGACAGCGCCACGCGCATGCGGGCCATGGCCTGTTCGCGGGTGTCACCGTAGGAAATCAGCTTGCCTACCATGGAGTCGTAGTGCGACGGCACGGTATAGCCCTGGTAGATGTGCGAATCGATGCGAATGCCAGGGCCACCGGCCGGATGATAGCTTTCGATCTTGCCCGGCGAGGGTACGAAGGTAAACGGATCTTCCGCGTTGATGCGGCATTCCATGGCATGGCCACGCAGGATGATGTCGCTTTGCTTGTAGCGCAGCTTTTCGCCGGCAGCGATGCGGATCTGCTCCTGCACGATGTCCACGCCGGTAATCATCTCGGTGACCGGGTGTTCTACCTGCACGCGGGTGTTCATTTCAATGAAGTAGAACTCGCCGTTTTCGAACAGGAATTCAAAGGTACCGGCCCCACGGTAGCCGATGCGGCTGCATGCTTCGGCGCAGGCGGTGCCGATGCGCTGACGCTGCTCGTCGGTAATGCCCGGTGCCGGTGCTTCTTCGATGATTTTCTGGTGGCGGCGCTGCATGGAGCAGTCGCGTTCGCCAAGATAGATGGCATTGCCGTATTCGTCGGCCAGAATCTGGATTTCGATATGGCGCGGCTGCTGCAGGTATTTCTCCATGTAGACAGTCGGGTTGCCGAATGCCGCACCGGCTTCGGTGCGGGTCATCTGTACCGAGTTGATCAGCGCGCCTTCGGTATGTACCACGCGCATGCCACGGCCACCGCCGCCACCGGCGGCCTTGATGATGACCGGGAAGCCGATTTTCTTGGCGATCTTGACGATCTCGGCCGGATCATCCGGCAAAGCACCAGCCGAGCCGGGTACGCA is from Aquitalea aquatilis and encodes:
- the prmA gene encoding 50S ribosomal protein L11 methyltransferase, producing the protein MAWLQATIDTDSAVAERLADALMDAGALSTAIEDALAGTELEQPIFGEPGMPVDKLWNHSRIITLFAEDADVALLIAAACTACKLAMPAYKTERVEEQDWVRLTQSQFEPIRISDRLWITPTWHDAPSPDAINLQLDPGLAFGTGSHPTTRLCLQWLDAHIEGNESVLDYGCGSGILAIAALKLGAGSALGVDIDAQAVRSSRDNADQNNVTATFCLPDANPAAQYDVVLANILANPLRMLGQLLASHVKTGGRIVLSGILAEQADELSAIYAQWFTMDTPVFDEGWTRLTGTRRPSV
- a CDS encoding primosomal protein N' → MGLQRVQVVVDLPLFGAFTYLSHFAVSPGQRVAVPFGNRLLCGVVVTGIPPEGLLDSQLKQLEQVFDSLPPLSADFLALAEFAAAYYHFPLGQTLFTALPTGLREARDITPPDERPYGLTEAGLAAMPAARQRARLALWQALGDGPLSQPQARQITPQAGKILADWLAAGLVQRLEPEIQPLELGPSPQLNADQQAALDALSCEPAGFQAWLLHGITGSGKTEVYLQRIALCLAQRQQVLVLVPEINLTPQLIERFLQRFPASRIAVQHSQLAEGERLRNWLDAWQGRADIIIGTRLSVFTPMPRLGMIVVDEEHDGSFKQQDGLRYHARDLAIWRARRAGIPIVLGSATPSLETVANVEAGRYRQLKLNQRAHGAARLPTVRLVDTRRAKLVEGLSDPVIKALAARLERQEMSLVFINRRGFAPVLACTDCGWTSGCPRCSTRLVLHLLERKLRCHHCGWEENVPHACPECGAPDIKPLGEGTQRLESALGRLFPEARILRIDRDTTQRKQAWDEIYRKVHAGEVDMLVGTQMLAKGHDFGTLSLVTVLNADGGLYSADYRASERLFAQLTQVAGRAGRADAPGEVLVQTQWPEHPLYQALVAHDFDGFAASLLQERRQAAFPPSVYQALLRADAPELASATAFLTHVRQQMQALAAEVLISGPAPALMVRLANRERAQLVLESANRQALHRFLDQLPPLLDAQARQHGRGLRWSLDIDPQEM
- a CDS encoding SH3 domain-containing protein → MLRRLVAAAAVLAGLYALPAQALEFRSVKETGVALYEAPTLSAKKLFVVSRYYPVEVLSSQKEWSRVRDATGGIAWIPLAALSGQRWLLVTADQTVVRATASADGQPVFSVARDGVLQWQEAPKDGWVKVKHRDGSSGFARITDLWGL
- a CDS encoding redoxin domain-containing protein — encoded protein: MHDFILQYGDEAIPVSGEFPLPDSYLPSFMLVDEHKRDIALEAFAGQPKVILTLLSLDEDEHGGLALLRDTRRFLENWPDLQLIVVCVDSPSSLLRSRHEHGLPGVTLLSTLRGRDFHKQYGVLASGYPLSGYTAPAILIADSDNVILYAERLCHSNGRFKQHDIAARLQLAEPPADHPDRTAGSDDSSSSA
- a CDS encoding DUF3426 domain-containing protein, translated to MSYTTQCPSCQTRFKVNDKQLSAANGLVRCGRCSHVFNATEHFVSTDTPPVLTPPAAPQPVPATPPAAAVPRAQPPADPMDDFELELPDFDPQTAVSPATADDFDLEPAPALAPANTMQPPDSGSSREAEEFQRALAEALQTRKTSPTPSQNYAAELDEPEQAAPLPDVFGNKRRRGEQADDVPPPAAAASAELAETPAPPARPPHPYGDLGEADEESSEPHRRNPLLTTVMVLLAIIGSVLLAGQLVYFNRTRIAAEVPEARPALEAFCHIAGCNVPWPTDIAQIRTEWSELAFVPEHANLIQLSATLKNHAAFAQNYPMLEVSLKDADDQVLIRKVFSPKEYLKADDFKLQRFNANSEVKVTMRLDAGKVRAMGYSLYWFYP
- a CDS encoding NAD(P)H-dependent glycerol-3-phosphate dehydrogenase produces the protein MKLAILGSGAWGSALALAFARHHDVSLWGRDAAQMSDMAAERVNRRYLPDCPFPDSITLTAELPRAIHGAELILIVTPIVGLRPTLRALTALSSALPPILWACKGFETGSSLLPHQVVAEELPTDHPCGVLSGPSFAREVAEGLPAAVTIAADDGEFARRIARELHSPLLRLYANDDLVGVEVGGAVKNVMAIATGVADGLGFGMNARAALITRGLAEITRLASALGASQQTMMGLSGMGDLILTCTGALSRNRQVGLKLAEGKSLEIILAELGHVAEGVSTAREVLTMAERLEVEMPITAAVCGLLYQGNDPHRVVEGLLSRAPKSEGGGALD
- the accC gene encoding acetyl-CoA carboxylase biotin carboxylase subunit, with the protein product MFEKILIANRGEIALRIQRACREMGIKTVVVHSEADREAKYVKLADESVCIGPAPSTKSYLNVPALIAAAEVTDAQAIHPGYGFLSENADFAERVEQSGFVFIGPRPDTIRLMGDKVSAKDAMIAAGVPCVPGSAGALPDDPAEIVKIAKKIGFPVIIKAAGGGGGRGMRVVHTEGALINSVQMTRTEAGAAFGNPTVYMEKYLQQPRHIEIQILADEYGNAIYLGERDCSMQRRHQKIIEEAPAPGITDEQRQRIGTACAEACSRIGYRGAGTFEFLFENGEFYFIEMNTRVQVEHPVTEMITGVDIVQEQIRIAAGEKLRYKQSDIILRGHAMECRINAEDPFTFVPSPGKIESYHPAGGPGIRIDSHIYQGYTVPSHYDSMVGKLISYGDTREQAMARMRVALSEISISGIKTNIQLHQELFMDAAFQRGSTSIHYLEERLSQMKKGEA
- the grxC gene encoding glutaredoxin 3 translates to MKHVTMYTTAVCPYCIRAKQVLASKGVTGIEEIRIDLDDAARDHMMSSTGRRTVPQIFIGDTHVGGCDDLVALNQAGKLDVLLAD
- the dacB gene encoding D-alanyl-D-alanine carboxypeptidase/D-alanyl-D-alanine endopeptidase; the encoded protein is MKSVIHAFALILLTSTAGAATLDLHGLKPDEVAIWAAPVEGGTELASLRADAAVNPASTMKLVTSWTALNRLKPGYHWTTRLVSAAPLENGVLKGDLVWVGAGDPRFSTANLQELLRGLRQRGVQRIDGRLLLDKSAFSSIGTAENFGGDEGKSFTVEPDTHLTGLKVAWLRFFNDANGARVVLDPPLADVSVQAKLSSAGGSASCPDVRQWVQIRQQAGQIEVSGKLPAACDGSQAYVNVLEHNDFAAQSFAALWAELGGSGPQSVAIAPAPAGARTLAQFQSEPLTVALADINKYSNNTMARTVYLTLGREEGGSDTPAAAQRAVRRLLAEQHISDEALVLENGCGLSRRERVSARLLGQVLLNAARGPYGGELLASLPLASEDGTLKRRFASIGPRLRMKTGTLKDVKALAGYWQAADGRRLAIVAIINSPRALAMGPALDGIVADLIHRFDRSAPDSSQLPAAEAIMQP
- the secB gene encoding protein-export chaperone SecB codes for the protein MSEQQELQPVFSIEKIYVKDLSLEVPNAPQVYLEAAQPEIDMQLASEGKQIDDGFYEVALTVTVTAKLPEKTMFLCEVTEAGIFRIENVPVEDIEPILGVACPNILFPYARETVSNLVNRAGFPPVLLSPINFEALYMQQRAQQAEAGNA